In a single window of the Pseudohongiella acticola genome:
- the mnmA gene encoding tRNA 2-thiouridine(34) synthase MnmA: MNNVSVSNNQNSDTRVIVGMSGGVDSSVAALLLLQQGYQVEGLFMKNWEEDDDTEYCTAKADLADAQAVCDRLGLKLHTANFAAEYWDGVFEHFLAEYRAGRTPNPDILCNREIKFKAFLEYAMVLGADYIATGHYVRRDLLNGQTRLLKGLDANKDQSYFLSAVSEDCIERSLFPVGELEKPAVRALAAEHGFVTSDKKDSTGICFIGERKFKDFLQQYLPAQPGDIETVDGEVIGRHHGLMYHTYGQRQGLGIGGLQAHDDAPWYVVGKDLPRNCLIVAQGSTHPALFSSALKASQVAWINRQAPDLPLRCTAKIRYRQADQHCLVERENADDPDNRHVRVSFDEPQRAVTPGQAIVFYQGDICLGGGVIEQYYR; the protein is encoded by the coding sequence ATGAACAACGTATCCGTGAGCAATAATCAGAACAGCGATACCCGTGTCATCGTGGGCATGTCCGGTGGTGTCGATTCGTCTGTTGCCGCGCTGTTGCTATTGCAGCAAGGTTACCAGGTTGAAGGCCTGTTCATGAAGAACTGGGAAGAGGATGACGATACCGAGTACTGCACGGCCAAAGCGGATCTCGCCGATGCTCAGGCTGTGTGTGATCGGCTCGGGTTAAAGCTGCATACCGCCAATTTTGCCGCCGAATACTGGGATGGCGTATTCGAGCACTTTCTGGCGGAGTATCGGGCCGGCCGAACCCCCAACCCCGACATACTGTGTAATCGTGAAATCAAGTTCAAGGCGTTTCTGGAGTATGCCATGGTGCTGGGGGCCGACTACATAGCCACCGGGCATTATGTCCGTCGGGACCTGCTTAACGGGCAGACACGTTTGCTGAAAGGCCTGGATGCCAACAAAGACCAGAGTTATTTTCTGAGCGCGGTCAGTGAAGATTGCATTGAGCGCAGTCTGTTTCCAGTGGGTGAGCTGGAAAAACCGGCGGTGCGAGCGCTGGCGGCCGAACACGGGTTTGTTACCAGCGATAAAAAAGACAGCACGGGCATCTGTTTTATTGGGGAGCGCAAGTTCAAGGATTTTCTGCAGCAGTATCTGCCCGCTCAGCCAGGTGATATTGAAACTGTCGACGGTGAAGTGATCGGCAGGCATCATGGACTGATGTATCATACTTACGGTCAGCGTCAGGGGCTGGGTATTGGTGGATTGCAGGCGCATGACGACGCACCCTGGTATGTCGTTGGCAAAGACCTGCCACGCAACTGTCTTATCGTGGCTCAGGGCAGTACCCACCCTGCCCTGTTCTCGTCAGCGCTGAAGGCGAGCCAGGTGGCGTGGATCAATCGTCAGGCGCCGGACTTGCCTTTGCGCTGCACAGCAAAGATTCGTTATCGACAGGCCGACCAGCATTGTCTGGTTGAAAGGGAGAACGCGGACGATCCCGATAACAGGCATGTCCGGGTAAGTTTCGATGAGCCCCAGCGGGCAGTCACACCCGGGCAGGCTATCGTATTTTATCAGGGCGACATCTGTCTGGGAGGAGGCGTCATTGAGCAGTACTACCGCTGA
- the hflD gene encoding high frequency lysogenization protein HflD, whose translation MSSTTAEFSNWEYRNIALSAVAQCSVLVHELATEGSASRHTMRACLRPVYQMNPDSVAQVYPSVEVFSQGISTLQRSFDSAGLKENAEVVRYMLGMLVLQQRLSGEKAMQAAIGERLTALLPDEPGAEPMPADMPLQALHADCSALARLYQDTISKLSFRIHVAGNPEHLRDHIVADQIRALLLAGIRSAMLWHQLGGRRWHLFFYKKHIRETLSGIRRKLIS comes from the coding sequence TTGAGCAGTACTACCGCTGAATTTTCCAATTGGGAATATCGAAATATTGCATTGTCTGCTGTTGCTCAGTGTTCGGTGCTGGTGCATGAACTGGCCACCGAAGGCAGTGCCTCGCGTCACACCATGCGGGCCTGTCTGCGACCGGTTTATCAGATGAATCCTGACTCTGTGGCGCAAGTGTATCCTTCGGTCGAAGTTTTCAGTCAGGGTATTTCGACGCTGCAGCGCAGCTTTGACAGTGCCGGCCTGAAGGAGAACGCGGAAGTTGTGCGTTATATGCTGGGCATGCTGGTCCTGCAACAACGCCTGTCGGGTGAAAAAGCCATGCAAGCTGCCATAGGCGAGCGACTGACAGCACTATTGCCAGACGAACCTGGCGCCGAACCCATGCCGGCTGACATGCCACTGCAGGCGCTTCATGCTGATTGTTCGGCGCTGGCCCGACTCTATCAGGACACCATCAGCAAACTCAGCTTTCGTATTCATGTCGCTGGTAACCCTGAACACCTGCGCGACCACATCGTCGCTGACCAGATTCGTGCCCTGCTGCTGGCTGGCATTCGCTCGGCGATGTTATGGCACCAGTTAGGTGGACGTCGCTGGCACCTGTTCTTTTACAAAAAACACATTCGTGAAACCCTCAGTGGTATTCGGCGCAAACTGATCAGCTGA